One Gammaproteobacteria bacterium DNA segment encodes these proteins:
- the frr gene encoding ribosome recycling factor: MINDIKKDARLRMDKSIEALRQELTKLRTGRAHTSLLDHLHVSYYGSDVPINQVANVNVIDPRTLGVAPYEKSMVPDVEKAILNSGLGLNPVTSGTIIRVPLPPLTEERRKDMIRVVRQEAEQARVAIRNIRRDANHSLKELLKEKEISEDDEHRAQDEIQRLTDTKVAEVDKVLEAKEADLMEV, translated from the coding sequence ATGATAAACGACATTAAGAAAGACGCCCGCTTGAGGATGGACAAGAGCATCGAGGCCCTGCGCCAGGAGCTCACGAAGCTGCGTACCGGCAGGGCCCACACCAGCCTGCTGGACCATCTCCACGTGAGTTACTATGGTTCGGATGTGCCCATCAACCAGGTGGCGAATGTCAACGTCATCGATCCCCGCACCCTCGGTGTCGCGCCCTATGAGAAGTCCATGGTGCCGGACGTGGAAAAGGCCATACTCAATTCGGGACTCGGTCTCAACCCGGTGACCTCGGGCACCATCATACGGGTGCCCCTGCCGCCCCTCACGGAGGAACGGCGCAAAGACATGATCCGGGTGGTGCGCCAGGAGGCGGAGCAGGCGCGGGTGGCCATTCGCAATATCCGCCGCGATGCCAACCATTCCCTCAAGGAGTTGTTGAAGGAAAAGGAGATCTCCGAGGACGACGAGCACCGCGCCCAGGATGAGATCCAGAGGCTCACCGATACCAAGGTGGCGGAGGTGGACAAGGTACTGGAGGCCAAGGAAGCCGATCTCATGGAGGTGTGA
- the uppS gene encoding polyprenyl diphosphate synthase, translating into MSSEQPPTLREDSRPRHLAVIMDGNGRWARRRHLPRFAGHKAGADTVEMVVEACGQLGVEVLTLFAFSSENWQRPEDEVGMLMGLFVSTLEQKSRRLHRNNVRLRVIGDRRPFSSTLRQRIVEAEELTRDNTGLHLFIAANYGGRWDIVEAARRLAVEVQAGTLAAADIDLEHFAAALSLAGHPEPDLFIRTGGEQRISNFLLWQLAYTELYFSDVLWPDFGRGDLLAAFADFARRQRRYGKTGEQVARVQGA; encoded by the coding sequence ATGAGTTCCGAGCAACCTCCGACGCTCCGCGAGGATTCGCGGCCCCGGCATCTGGCCGTCATCATGGACGGCAACGGTCGCTGGGCCCGGCGCCGCCATCTGCCGCGCTTCGCAGGCCACAAAGCGGGTGCGGACACCGTGGAAATGGTGGTGGAGGCCTGCGGCCAGCTCGGCGTAGAGGTCCTCACCCTGTTCGCCTTCAGCAGCGAGAACTGGCAGCGTCCCGAGGACGAGGTGGGGATGTTGATGGGGCTCTTCGTGTCCACCCTGGAGCAGAAGTCCCGCCGCCTGCATCGCAACAACGTGCGGCTGCGGGTCATCGGTGACCGCAGGCCCTTCAGCAGCACCCTCAGACAGCGCATCGTCGAGGCCGAGGAACTCACCCGGGACAATACCGGCCTCCACCTCTTCATCGCCGCTAATTACGGTGGCCGCTGGGACATCGTCGAGGCCGCCCGCCGGCTGGCCGTCGAAGTACAGGCCGGCACCCTGGCGGCGGCGGATATCGACTTGGAACACTTCGCGGCCGCCCTGTCGCTGGCCGGCCATCCGGAACCGGACCTCTTCATCCGTACCGGTGGCGAGCAGCGCATCAGCAACTTCCTGCTGTGGCAACTGGCCTACACGGAACTCTACTTCAGCGACGTGCTGTGGCCCGATTTCGGTCGCGGCGACCTGCTCGCGGCCTTCGCCGATTTCGCCCGGCGCCAGCGGCGTTACGGCAAGACGGGGGAGCAGGTGGCCCGGGTGCAGGGTGCGTAG